One genomic window of Lynx canadensis isolate LIC74 chromosome F2, mLynCan4.pri.v2, whole genome shotgun sequence includes the following:
- the GPR20 gene encoding G-protein coupled receptor 20, translating into MPAASPTGPWAPAAPNATAAAAAAAAAAAANVSVPEVPLFHLFALLDEELHAAFPGLWLALIAVHGVIFLAGLVLNGLALYVFCCRTQAKTPSVVYTINLVVTDLLVGLSLPTRFAVFYGARGCLRCALPHVFGYFLNMHCSILFLTCICVDRYLAIVQPDGSRRWRQPACARAVCAFVWLAAGAVTLSVLGVRAGGGPCCRVFALTVLEFLLPLLVISVFTGRIVCALSRPGLLRQGRQRRVRAMQLLLTVLVIFLVCFTPFHARQVAVALWPEVPSHASLVAYHVAVTLSSLNSCMDPIVYCFVTSGFQATVRGLFRRRGAEREPHGSTVVGMQRSSRASGRKHSPGPGPGPGAFTQDLANGPEA; encoded by the coding sequence ATGCCCGCCGCGTCTCCCACGGGGCCCTGGGCCCCCGCGGCCCCCAACgccacggcggcggcggcggcggcggcggcggcggcggcggccaaCGTCAGCGTGCCCGAGGTGCCCCTGTTCCACCTGTTCGCCCTGCTGGACGAGGAGCTGCACGCCGCCTTCCCGGGCCTGTGGCTGGCACTGATCGCGGTGCACGGCGTCATCTTCCTGGCGGGGCTGGTGCTCAACGGACTAGCGCTGTACGTCTTCTGCTGCCGCACGCAGGCCAAGACGCCCTCGGTCGTCTACACCATCAACCTGGTGGTGACCGACCTGCTGGTGGGGCTGTCCCTGCCCACGCGCTTCGCCGTCTTCTACGGCGCGCGCGGCTGCCTGCGCTGCGCCCTCCCCCACGTCTTCGGCTACTTCCTCAACATGCACTGCTCCATCCTGTTCCTCACCTGCATCTGCGTCGACCGCTACCTGGCCATCGTGCAGCCCGACGGCTCCCGCCGCTGGCGCCAGCCTGCCTGCGCCAGGGCCGTGTGCGCCTTCGTGTGGCTGGCGGCCGGCGCCGTGACCCTGTCCGTGCTGGGCGTGAGAGCCGGCGGCGGGCCTTGCTGCCGCGTCTTCGCGCTGACCGTCCTGGAGTTCCTGCTGCCCCTGCTGGTCATCAGCGTGTTCACGGGCCGCATCGTGTGCGCGCTGTCGCGGCCGGGCCTCCTGCGCCAGGGCCGCCAGCGCCGCGTGCGGGCCATGCAGCTGCTGCTGACCGTGCTCGTCATCTTCCTCGTCTGCTTCACGCCCTTCCACGCCCGCCAGGTGGCCGTGGCGCTGTGGCCCGAGGTGCCGAGCCACGCCAGCCTCGTGGCCTACCACGTGGCCGTGACCCTCAGCAGCCTCAACAGCTGCATGGACCCCATCGTCTACTGCTTTGTCACCAGCGGCTTCCAGGCCACCGTCCGAGGCCTCTTCCGCCGGCGCGGGGCGGAGCGCGAGCCCCACGGCAGCACCGTGGTCGGCATGCAGAGGAGCTCGCGAGCCTCGGGCCGCAAGCACAGcccgggccccggccccggccccggcgccTTCACCCAGGACCTGGCTAACGGGCCAGAGGCTTAG